The Caldisericia bacterium genomic sequence AGTTTATCTAAAAGAAATTTCAAATAGCATTAATCTTGGTATATCAAAATTTATTGACAAGGAGAGGATTATGGAAAAAGAAAGAGAACATGAAAAAAAATTAAATCTTATACTTAATGCATTCTTAAAAATCATTAAAATGAGAGAACCATATACTGGAGATCATTCTTTAAGGGTATCAAAAATTTCATCTTTAATTGGAAAAGAGTTAAATTTGAAAAACGATAGTTTAAAGGCATTAAAATATGCTTCTTTTCTTCATGATCTTGGAAAAATTTTTGTTCCTTCTGAAATTTTAAATAAATATGGAAAATTAAATGAAAGAGAATATAGTTTAATAAAAGAACATGTGATTAAAAGTTATGAAATAGTAAAAGATATGAATCTTCCTGAACCCACTGACAAAATAATTCTTCAACATCATGAAAGATTAGATGGATCTGGTTATCCATATGGACTTAAAAATGATGAAATTTTAATTGAAGCAAGAATACTTGCAGTTGCAGATGTAGTCGATGCTATGCTTTCAAATAGACCATATAGAGCTTCATTAAGCAAAGAGATGGTAAAAGATGAACTTAATAAATATAAAGGTATTTTATATGATGAAAAAGTAGTAGAAGTAGCATTGAAAATAATAGAAAAATTAGTTTAAGTTAGTTATAATAAAATTAAGAGGAAATATGGCAAGAGAAAGGAAAGTTCAAACAGAAACAAAAGAAGAAGAGTCTTTACAAAAAGAACAGAGTGAAGAACAAAAAGTAGTTAAAGAGAGTATTTTTACAGGTAGCAAAGCGCTTGAAGTTGCTCCTAAAATTTACGGAGTTCAAACTGGTGTTGAAGGTTTAGATAATCTTTTCTTCACAGTTGAAAGTGAAAATGGAAAAATTATTAAAAAAAGTTTAAATGGAATTCCTTCTTATTCTGTTTTTAATATAACTGGAGTATCTGACACAGGTAAATCATTAATGGTTGAACAATTTGCAGTTGAACAGGCAAGAAGAGGAAATGTGGTTTGTTTTATAACAGTTGAATCACCGGCAAATTTTGTTGTTGTTTCAATGAAACATAGAGCAGAAGCACTTGGTTATGATTTTTCCAAATTTGAAAATAATATAATTTTAATAGATGCTGCTTCTCATTCTGTTTTAAGAGAAAACATTCCAGATTTACTATCAACACTTGCATATGTTATAAAAACTTACAAAGTAAAATTTACTATCATTGATTCAGTTACAGGACTTTATGAAAATAAAGAGATGATGGCAAGAGCAGTTGTAAGAATTCTTTTTAACTTTATGAAAAAGTGGTATCAAACAGCACTTTTTGTTTCTCAAAAAAGAAGCGGACACGAAGAGTTTACAGCAGAAGCGGCAGGAGGTTATGCAGTTGGTCATATAGTTGATGGAACAATGGTTTTTGCAAAAGAAATGATTGATTCTGGAATTAAAGCAAAATTATACAAAAAGGAGATTGGCGATATTGTAAGATTATTCAGAATTGATGGATGCAGAATGTGTGGACATGATACAAAAACACACTTTATGGAGATAACAGATTTAGGTTTAATAAGAATTCTTGATCCAATTTCTACAAGATAAATTTAAGGAGTTATTTTCACAATAAACTGAACACTACTTTCACTTGATTCTGGCTTTCCAATAAAATAATCAAATTTTTTAGTTAATTCTTTCTTTTTGTTTAAATTCTCTTTTTGTTTCTCAATTTCTTTATTAGCACTTTCTATTCCAACTTTTATATTATTTATTCCATTTAATGTATCCTCAATTCCATAAAAATAGAGATTCTTAACTTTACCACCTTTTATTAAAATATTAAGTGAGTTAATTAGTTCTTTAAAACTTTCACTTATTTTATTTTGAATTAAATTTAACCCTTCTTTTAATTTATTTAAGCCAGTATTTAATAAATTAGATAAGTTATTAAATCCTGGTAAAGATTTTCCTTCAATTACACCACCATTTACAACTTTATCTAAAGTGTCTTTCATCTTTATATTTAAATCAATAAGTGAATTTAATCCATAAAGAGTCATTTTTAAATTTTCAAGACCATTCACTATTGTTTCATATCCATCATATAATTTTTTAATATTATCCTTAAGTTCTTTCAAAGAGATTATATAAATTGTCTCATTCAATTTTCCACCATTTAATAAGATATTAATTAAAGAACTCTCAATTTCAAGATTTTCAATTAATTTTAATTTCAAATCATCATTAATACTTTTTGCTAAATTTTTATTTATTTCATTTAAATTTTTAATCCTATTTATAATTTCTAAATATCCATCAATTAAATTCTGAATAGATAAAAGATTTTTGTTGATCTCCTTTAAATTATTTATTATTAAATCAAAAGTTTGAGGCAACATTTTAAGAGAATTTAATTGTTGAACATCAATTCCTTTTGATATTTCTAATAAAATATTTGAGTGAAGGTTAATCCCTTGTGATATAAGCATGAGGTCAGAGATTCCTTTTTCGATTTCATTGAGATTAGATAAATCTAATTTTGTTAAATTATTTTTTATCTCTTCAACATAAATTTTTTGATATTCAATAAGTTTTGATAGTCCAATGGTTCCTTGAATTAAGTTTTTCCATAGAGATGAAAAATCTGGTAATTCAAAAGAAATAATTCCAGGAGATATAGATATTAAAATTTCTGGTAATTCAATTTTTTCACTTGTGAATTCAAAATAAACCTCACCTTTTGGATCAAGAACTGTCATTAAACTTATTTGATATTTTTTGCCTAAAATTTGTGGTTTTAAATTATTACTTAAATTTATCTCCTTTATTTTTGATGAATCAAGAGATGAAGTTAAAACAAATATTAATGGAACTATTCCATTATTTACTTTAACTTTACTTTCTCCTTTAACTAAAACTTTGGCTTTTCCACTTTTCCCTTTTATATCTTGTGGGTTAGACTCTTTTCCATTTAGGAAATATTTAACTGAAATGTTAAACGGAAGTTCACCACTATAATTTCCTCTATAATATGTATCTTGATAATTTTTGCTTGCACCCTTAATTATTACTTTATCTTCTTTCACTTCAATTTCACCTTCTCCAAAAATTTTTTTAATTTGTGTTAGATTTTTAATCGGATCAAAAATTTCATAATTACCTTCTCCTTTTACTCTTATCCAATCAACTAAAATTGCATCTTTAACATTTCCATATGAATCACATAAAACATAAATATTTTCATTATCATAAACTTTTATTTGAGAATTAATTGATAAAAGAGGAATAAATATTAATGTAAGAAACAAAAATATTAAAATTATTTTCTTCATATTCACCTCCTTAAAATAGATAATTTTTGAGTTAATTTATCTAAACTTTTTGAAATAGAGGGTAAGAAAATAAGAGAAAATATTAAAGAAAGAAATGCACCTCTCCCTAAACTTCCCATCGTAAAGTTTACTAGAGGAATTTTTGATAAAATTGCTGCTGGAAGTGTCATAAGAATCATTGTCCCAGCACTTGTAATTAATGAATTAGAACTCCATTTTACACTCTCAATAACACTTTCATTTATATTTAGACCTTTCCTTCTTTCTTCTTCATATCTTGAATAAACAAGAACTGAATAATCTATTGTTGCTCCAAGTTGAATTGTATTCAACATTGTTGGAATAAAAAATGGAGAAGAAATTCCAATTAATATATAATATGCTATATTTGTCCATATTGCACCTTTAACTATAAAAATTAAAATTAATGGAACAATAAGAGATAAAAATCCTAAGAAAATTAAAATTATAATAAAGATAAAAGATAGTTTTGTTGTCTTTGTTTGATCTTCCATTGCAATTTTTTTAAGGTCAGATAAGAAAAGAGAATCACCTGTTAAATATGTATCATAAAGACCATTAATTTTAATTAAATTTTCGATTTCTTTTCTTAAAGATTCTCCTTCTCTTTCATCTATTTTATATTTTGAATAAATAATTGCCAATTCATAATTTTCTGATAAAAATTTTTTAAAAATCTCTTCTGAAATAAATTCTTGAGGAATTAAAGGATCTAAAATTGTTGAATAGTGAACAATTTCATTAACTCCATCAAGATTCTTTATTTTTGAAAGAAGATTTAAGAAATTATTATTTTCTCTATTTGAAACAAGATAAAGAACTTCTTTTTCTCCAAAAATTTCATTTATTTTATTTAAAACCTCAATTGATTTTAGATCTTTTGGATAAAAATTCTTTAAATCATAAATAAGATTTATTCTATTTGACCCAAAATATGAAAAGATTATTATAAAAATAAAAATTAATGTAAATACAAAAGAGTATTTACTTAAAAATTTTCCTAACTTTTCCAACTTAAATGTAAATATTTTATGTTCTCCACCTATTGCAAATTTATCAAAAATCACAAGAAGAGAGGGTAAGAATAAAAATGTGGAAAGGAGAGAAAGCGAAACTCCTCTTACAAGAATCCAACCAGCCTCACTAAAAATTGTTATTCTTCCAAATGTCAAAGCATAAAAACCAGCAATTGTTGTTAATCCACTTAATAAAATAGGTTTAAATGTTTTTAATAGCGCTTCTTCCATTGCTTCTTCTTTTTCAAATTTTTTTCTTTCTTCAATATACCTATGGTACAAAAAGAGGGAATAATCAAGGGTTACTGCAAGTTGAAGAATTGAAACAATAGTAAATGCAAGAAAATAAATTTCAGTTTTTAAAAAACCAGAAATACCAATATTTATTAAAACACCTGTAACCATTGAAATGAGTATAAAAATTGGTCCAAAAATAGTTGGAAAAGTAAATAAAAGGAAAATTAAAACAAGAATAACTCCAATTAAAAAATATCTTTCAGTTGTTCCTTTAAAACTTTCTCTTAACTCTTCAGATATGACTTCACTTCCAGTAAGTGATGCATTCTCTGGTAAAACTTTTCTTAAAGAAGCAATTTGAGATGAATAATTTTCACTTTTTTTAAGTGCAACCTCAATTCTAAAATATCCATCTTTATACCAAGATTTAACCTCTTCTTTCCAAAATTCTTCTGGTAAAGAAATATCAGTGTAATCTTTTATTGAATTTATTGATTCAACAAAAGGAAGAGACTCAATTTCAAAAATAGTTTTTTCTAACTCCTCTATTTTATCTGTTTTAATAAGAATTGTTAAATTTGCACCTCTTGAAAATTCTTTATTTAAAATTTCTATGCCTTTAATTGAATCAATATCTTTAGGAAGAAGTTTAAAAATATCATATGTAATTTTTACATTTCTGAAATAAAAGAGTGAGATAACAATTAAAATTATAAATACAATAAAAATTATTAATCTATTTTTTACAATAAACCTAAATATACTCTTCATTTTAACCTCCCAAAATTCTTAAAACTCTTTTACTTAACTCTTTGACATCAATCATCTCATTCTCAAACAAAATCTTTCCCCACAAAGAAAGAGTAATTCCCCATAAAATAGTTGTGTCAATTTCATCAACATCTTTTTTAAAAATTTTTAAAAAATTTCTTATTTTTTCTTTTATTTCTTTTAAAAGAGCATCTCTTAAACTCTCTCTAACCTTTTTGGGAGAAAAACCTATATCTCTAATAATTGTTAAAACATATGAAGAGAATTCCTTTGCAAGTGAAATATTAAATTCAAAAAAATCAATAAGATATTCAACTTTATCCTTTTTCTCTTTTTCAATAATGCTTAAGAATCTTTTCTCAACATTACTCAATAGTTCTTTTACAATTGTTTCTAATAGTTCTTCTTTTGATTTGAAATATGTGTAAAAACTACCTTTTGAAATTGAAGATGCTTTTGTTATCTCATCAACACTTGTTTCATTAAAACCTTTTTCTAAAAATAGTTTTAATGCCTCTTCAACAATTCTATCCTTTTTATTCATAATTGACTGACCAGTTAGTCAATTATAATTATAGTAAATAGATTAAAAGTGTCAATATTCAAAATTTACTTAATTGAAGTTATTGAAATATTTAGAAATTATTTTAGTAGTTTTATTTAAGTTGTGTAATTATAAATTAATTTGTTGTTTACTTTATAACCTTTACATAATTTATTAATTGTGCAATCTGAACATTTTGGATTACTATGATTAAAACAATATTTGAGCCCAATATTAATGAGACCATTATCAAAATCGGCAATTGAATAATTTTTATTAAACTCATTATTTAATTTATAAATCAATAAATTAGGAAATCTTTGAATTTCAATTACTTTGATAGTTTTTCTAACATTTTCTTTAAAAAATTTATTTATGATATATCTATATTCTTCAAATAAATTTTCATTTATGTTATTTTTTATTTTTTTATTTCTTAAATTAGTAACTCTTATATAACTTTTCCCTTCTTTACCTTTTCCTTTTTGTATTACATTCCATTGAATGAGATCCATTTCATTCGCTAATTCAAATAAAAATCCTGTTCTAAATAATACTCTGCCAGCATTACTATCAAAAGGAACTTCATATGATATATTTGACCATCCAGTATTATTTTTTTTAACTAAAGAAAATATACTTACATATAATTTTGCAAAGAGATGGGAAGCTTTATCACCTATAGCATTACCCAGTCCATATCTATTATGACTTTTTAAATTTTTAGTCATTAATTCTGCTGAAGGGTAAGACTCAATATATTCAACTAATGGTTCTTCAGAAATCACATTTTGATTATTTAAATCTTTTTCTAATAAATATAAAAAAGATAATGGAACACCTATTCTATGAATTGCAAAGTCTAAGACTTTATTTGGAACTATACCTCTTTGTGATTGTGCAAAAAATAATGAATATTTTAATGGATTTGTATTATTTTCTAAGGCCCATTCATTAGCTCTAATTTTCTTAATTGAATCATGCTGTATTAATAATTCATCTATTGCAATATTTAATTCTTTAAAAAAGTCAATTGGTCTATGTAATATTCTTATTTCTTTACGATATAATTCGTTAATAACATTTTTTAAAAATATTCTATTTCCTTTTATATCTGGTCCTTGATCCAAAATTACACTTAATAAAATATATCTAGATAATATCTCTCTTCTAGTAAATTTTCCATCATAGTCATCAAGTTCATCACTTTTTAATCTATCATTTTCGAAGTAATATTTAAAAATTTCTACATCATTAATGGATAATATATTTTTATTTTTTAAACCGATTTCGCACAAATTAGAAGTTAATTCGAACAAAAATTTTAAATCCATATTTATCATTTATTAAATAAATAATTTTCAACAATTTCTTTTGTATCTTTTAATTTATATATATTATTTTCTAATCTTTTTTTTGCAAACTCATAAGATTCTTTCACAATTTCAAAACCAATGAATTGTCTATTCATCATTTTACTAATAAAAACAACTTGCCCTGAACCTAAAAATGGATCAAGAATAATATCATTTTCTTTGCTTGAATACATAATAATTTTTTTGATTAATTCAGATGGTAATTTTGTTGGTGTTTTTTGAGCACCAGTCCAATATTCTCTTTTTATAAACCAAACATCTTCTCTATCAAGATAGTGTAATTTTCGCCCTTTATCATCTTTGTCATCTTTATTGTATCTTGCGTATGGATAAAACTTTCTTAATTTATCATTTTTACAAACATATAATATGTGATAATGTGAAGTAATATATTTTCTATTAGTTACAACTCCAAATTGATATTTCCAAATTAAATGATTAACAAGTATAAATTTTTGTTCGTCTAATGCAATTAAAATATCTTTAAGATTATTCCATCCTGAAAAAATATACATGCTACCACTCTCTTTTAATACTCTATATGCTTCTTTAATCCAATTGGTTGTAAATTTATAATATTCCTCCTTTGGTATTTCATTATAACCCTTTATTACTCTTGATTCTTTTCTATTATAGTTGCTTTTCTTAGATTTAAAATCAATTGCAAAAGGTGGATCGGTAATAATTAAGTCAATTGAATTAGATGGTATTAACTTCATGCCTTCAATGCAATCCATGTTGTATATTTGATTAAACTCTAAATACTTCATCTTAATATAATTTTATAATAATAATAATTAAAATAAAGTGCCTCTTTAAGTAACGGTTTAAAATTAAAATCATAAATTATCATGATTAATCTTCTTTAAATTCTAATTTCAATTATTGATTTAATTTTAACTTTAATTGCTCTATATTTTAATTGATTCTTTAGAATTAATATTCTATAAATTTAAATTTTTAAATAAATCCATAATCTATTTCTATAAAATTTTTAAATAAAATATGAGAATATATTCTTTTTTATCCCACTTTACATTACTTTGAAATAAAGTAATAAACATTTAATATATTTGAATAGTATTAATTATTTGTATTTGATAAACCAAAAATTATTATTCTTAATTTTATACGTTTGATTGTAAAATATAATTATTTTCTCAATATATTTTTTACAGATCTAATTCTAAAACATTCTGAATAATAAAAATATTAAATTATTTAAAAGTGTTTATTTTAATTTTATTTTCTAATAACTTACACTTATTATTCATTTTAATTTCTTTGTCTAATCTAAATTTCCAATTCCTTATAGTTTAATTATCAAAGGAATTATAAAAAATAAATATCAATTATATTATCAATAGTTCTCTTTAACAAATTAAAGATTTATTTTTTAAAACTTAACTTTTTAAAATTATTGATTCAGTACTTGCAAATATAAACTTTGATTAACAAAATATTCATTTTCTCAAATTTTATCAATGTTTTATTAAATAATTATTGTTTACAAATATAATCATTTTTCAAAATTGACCCAAATAAGTTTTATTTTCGAATTCTTATTTTATCTTAATCTTCTTTTATTTTATATTTTTTATTCTGCAACCCTTTTATCATTTCACATGTTTTTTCAAAGATAAATTTCTAATATTAAATCTTAGAAATTTAAAATAGATAAATTTTTAAAATATAAAATATAATAACTGATTAATATTTTGAGTATATTTTTATTAATATGCTCTTGAAATATAATTTATACTTAAAATTCTTTGGTAGATAAGATAAAATTAACTTTAATTTAAAACCTTCTCTATTTACTCAATAGGTAATTCTTTTTCTTCTCTTTCTATCTTTAATTTTGGTAATTTATCAATTAATCCACTATTTGTTAAACTGTTTACAAGTAAAGAAATATATGGTGCTCCATTTTCTATTTCGTGTAAATTTCTAACTATATAATCTATTGCATCTTGTGGAGTTAATTTTATATCTTCAACAATATCTCCTATAAATGTAAAAACTTGAGTAAATTCTCCAACTCTTTTAAGTTTTAAGATCAATTTATCATAAATTTCACTATCTACTTCTTTTAATGAATTTAAGAAATTATTTATTGTATCAATTAAATTATCTTTTTCACTTTGTGTCCAACTTAAAAGATCAAGTCCAACTTCAAGATT encodes the following:
- a CDS encoding TetR/AcrR family transcriptional regulator, with protein sequence MNKKDRIVEEALKLFLEKGFNETSVDEITKASSISKGSFYTYFKSKEELLETIVKELLSNVEKRFLSIIEKEKKDKVEYLIDFFEFNISLAKEFSSYVLTIIRDIGFSPKKVRESLRDALLKEIKEKIRNFLKIFKKDVDEIDTTILWGITLSLWGKILFENEMIDVKELSKRVLRILGG
- a CDS encoding HD domain-containing protein — its product is MLLEKYKFYDIFRNINRIIINSKKIQTFIKKTFKEIEKIDFIDISIIYLKKRDRVFRFNRDCKINEKEIKNELKIILNKLEKEEYLIKKSENFLNYKYSIFFPLKYEKELIGLINFLSNNSIVLKRQNLVYLKEISNSINLGISKFIDKERIMEKEREHEKKLNLILNAFLKIIKMREPYTGDHSLRVSKISSLIGKELNLKNDSLKALKYASFLHDLGKIFVPSEILNKYGKLNEREYSLIKEHVIKSYEIVKDMNLPEPTDKIILQHHERLDGSGYPYGLKNDEILIEARILAVADVVDAMLSNRPYRASLSKEMVKDELNKYKGILYDEKVVEVALKIIEKLV
- a CDS encoding KaiC domain-containing protein; translated protein: MARERKVQTETKEEESLQKEQSEEQKVVKESIFTGSKALEVAPKIYGVQTGVEGLDNLFFTVESENGKIIKKSLNGIPSYSVFNITGVSDTGKSLMVEQFAVEQARRGNVVCFITVESPANFVVVSMKHRAEALGYDFSKFENNIILIDAASHSVLRENIPDLLSTLAYVIKTYKVKFTIIDSVTGLYENKEMMARAVVRILFNFMKKWYQTALFVSQKRSGHEEFTAEAAGGYAVGHIVDGTMVFAKEMIDSGIKAKLYKKEIGDIVRLFRIDGCRMCGHDTKTHFMEITDLGLIRILDPISTR
- a CDS encoding site-specific DNA-methyltransferase translates to MKYLEFNQIYNMDCIEGMKLIPSNSIDLIITDPPFAIDFKSKKSNYNRKESRVIKGYNEIPKEEYYKFTTNWIKEAYRVLKESGSMYIFSGWNNLKDILIALDEQKFILVNHLIWKYQFGVVTNRKYITSHYHILYVCKNDKLRKFYPYARYNKDDKDDKGRKLHYLDREDVWFIKREYWTGAQKTPTKLPSELIKKIIMYSSKENDIILDPFLGSGQVVFISKMMNRQFIGFEIVKESYEFAKKRLENNIYKLKDTKEIVENYLFNK
- a CDS encoding MMPL family transporter; the encoded protein is MKSIFRFIVKNRLIIFIVFIILIVISLFYFRNVKITYDIFKLLPKDIDSIKGIEILNKEFSRGANLTILIKTDKIEELEKTIFEIESLPFVESINSIKDYTDISLPEEFWKEEVKSWYKDGYFRIEVALKKSENYSSQIASLRKVLPENASLTGSEVISEELRESFKGTTERYFLIGVILVLIFLLFTFPTIFGPIFILISMVTGVLINIGISGFLKTEIYFLAFTIVSILQLAVTLDYSLFLYHRYIEERKKFEKEEAMEEALLKTFKPILLSGLTTIAGFYALTFGRITIFSEAGWILVRGVSLSLLSTFLFLPSLLVIFDKFAIGGEHKIFTFKLEKLGKFLSKYSFVFTLIFIFIIIFSYFGSNRINLIYDLKNFYPKDLKSIEVLNKINEIFGEKEVLYLVSNRENNNFLNLLSKIKNLDGVNEIVHYSTILDPLIPQEFISEEIFKKFLSENYELAIIYSKYKIDEREGESLRKEIENLIKINGLYDTYLTGDSLFLSDLKKIAMEDQTKTTKLSFIFIIILIFLGFLSLIVPLILIFIVKGAIWTNIAYYILIGISSPFFIPTMLNTIQLGATIDYSVLVYSRYEEERRKGLNINESVIESVKWSSNSLITSAGTMILMTLPAAILSKIPLVNFTMGSLGRGAFLSLIFSLIFLPSISKSLDKLTQKLSILRR